The nucleotide window AAAAGATAAGTCCGTTGGTTCCATCACTCTATCAAAATAGGATTCTATCTAATGGATCTGCCACTTTCTGATGGTAGATGAATACTAGAAGCCGATTTCCTTTCCATCAGTTTGGAAGGAATATCGGCTTTTTTATCCTTTCAGCGAGTTTTTATCTAGCCACGAAGTATTTAAGGTCTGCGGGGATTTTTAGCTAAAAAATCACTGAAACTTCCAAGTAGACAGGGCCGCATTTATTGGTTGGGGGAACAGGTTAAGCGCCCGAGCTGATAATAGACGGAGAGATTCCGCTTAATCGGTAATTATTATTAAAAAAGGCTTAAATAGTCGGAGAGATTCCGCCTATTTACTCGAAAAATACGAAAACGAGGGATCTTTCTTTGTATAACCGGAAAACCTCCCCTTATTTCCTCCGAAAAAGTCTCCAGTATCCATTTAACCGGAAAGCCTCCGCTTATTTACCTTTTGCTGGTTGCTTAGTAAAGGACAATCCATTTATTTAAAAAGGAGAGAGGTTTATCGCAACAATCCAAGAAATAATGCAATACGGTGAGGTTTTAGGTGTATTGTATTCCTAATAAAGAAACTCGCCAATAATGACGAGTTTTACTTTTTTATATACCAATAACTACTGTCATTCTTTTACGCTTTTCTCTTTTTAAAAAAATGAATTACGTATGCGACACAATCAATTCACAGTTCCCATCCAATTCAAACTCGCCAAATCCGGCAGGAATAATAAGATGCGTCCCTTTCTTCAACCCAAACCGCTCGCCCTCATGAAGCAGCGCCCCGTCTCCCTTAATTACACTTAGCAGCAAATACGGTTCATGTGCGGGAAACGATGCCTTTCCGTGAAGATCCCATTTATAAACAGAGAAAAAGTCAGACTCCACAAACGTTGTGATCGTCACATCGGCACGTTCATCGACCCGTGGCGAACTCACAGTATCTTTATGCGGTACAGTCGTAACTTCGATGGCTTTTTCTAAATGCAAGTCACGAAGATTTCCTTCTGCATCCTTACGGTCATAATCATAGACCCGATAAGTAGTGTCGGAGCTTTGCTGGGTCTCTAACACAAGCGTCCCTTCACATAGAGCATGAATCGTACCGCTTGGGACATAGAAAAAGTCGCCTGGCTTGATTTTCACGCGGCGTAGTAGCTGGTTCCATTTTC belongs to Neobacillus sp. OS1-2 and includes:
- the manA gene encoding mannose-6-phosphate isomerase, class I, whose protein sequence is MQPLFLQPVFKERIWGGTALKEEFGYAIPTEHTGECWAISAHPNGPSVIENGPFAGMTLDNLWKEHPELFGNPSGEVFPLLTKILDANMDLSVQVHPDDAYAKVHENGELGKTECWYIIDCKEDADMIFGHNALSKEELVAQMNDGKWNQLLRRVKIKPGDFFYVPSGTIHALCEGTLVLETQQSSDTTYRVYDYDRKDAEGNLRDLHLEKAIEVTTVPHKDTVSSPRVDERADVTITTFVESDFFSVYKWDLHGKASFPAHEPYLLLSVIKGDGALLHEGERFGLKKGTHLIIPAGFGEFELDGNCELIVSHT